A window of the Nycticebus coucang isolate mNycCou1 chromosome 3, mNycCou1.pri, whole genome shotgun sequence genome harbors these coding sequences:
- the LOC128581574 gene encoding transcription initiation factor TFIID subunit 13 codes for MADEEEDPAFEEENEEIGGGAEGGQGKRKRLFSKELRCMMYGFGDDQNPYTESVDILEDLVIEFITEMTHKAMSIGRQGRVQVEDIVFLIRKDPRKFARVKDLLTMNEELKRARKAFDEANYGS; via the coding sequence ATGGCGGATGAGGAGGAAGACCCCgcttttgaggaagaaaatgaagaaattggagGAGGTGCAGAAGGTGGACAGGGTAAAAGAAAGAGACTTTTTTCTAAAGAATTGAGATGTATGATGTATGGTTTTGGAGATGACCAGAATCCTTATACTGAGTCAGTAGATATTCTTGAAGACCTTGTCATAGAATTCATTACTGAAATGACTCACAAGGCAATGTCAATTGGAAGACAAGGTCGAGTACAAGTTGAAGATATCGTCTTCTTGATTCGAAAGGACCCCAGGAAGTTTGCTAGGGTTAAAGACTTGCTTACTATGAATGAAGAATTGAAACGGGctagaaaagcatttgatgaagcCAACTATGGATCTTGA